From the Oryza glaberrima chromosome 5, OglaRS2, whole genome shotgun sequence genome, one window contains:
- the LOC127774667 gene encoding zinc finger protein ZAT12-like, which produces MKRFAFEDSDMARVLMLMSSHGQQEQALALPVPVQLPLAAARGDRAPERAFVCKTCNRVFPSFQALGGHRASHKKPRLDGDGDLSLSKPKLHGCSICGLEFAIGQALGGHMRRHRAMTGGMPRAIVVDKKPDVVDVHVHGHDDDGGIKRGGLWLDLNHPPCDDAGDDDAECGHNAAGAGITFHQFLDTGAMAVDCVGY; this is translated from the coding sequence ATGAAGAGGTTTGCATTCGAGGACAGCGATATGGCGCGCGTGCTGATGCTCATGTCGTCGCACGGGCAGCAGGAGCAGGCGCTGGCTCTGCCGGTGCCGGTGcagctgccgctcgccgccgcgcgcggcgaccgCGCCCCGGAGCGCGCGTTCGTCTGCAAGACGTGCAACCGCGTGTTCCCGTCGTTCCAGGCGctcggcggccaccgcgccaGCCACAAGAAGCCGaggctcgacggcgacggcgacctctCCCTGTCCAAGCCCAAGCTCCACGGCTGCTCCATCTGCGGCCTCGAGTTTGCCATTGGCCAGGCTCTCGGCGGCCACATGAGGCGCCACCGCGCCATGACCGGCGGCATGCCGCGGGCGATCGTCGTCGACAAGAAGCCCGACGTCGTCGACGTCCACGTCCacggccacgacgacgacggcggcatcaAGCGCGGCGGCCTGTGGCTCGACCTGAACCATCCACCctgcgacgacgccggcgacgacgacgccgagtgCGGCCAcaatgccgccggcgccggcatcaCGTTCCACCAGTTCTTGGATACCGGAGCCATGGCCGTTGACTGCGTCGGCTACTAG
- the LOC127773861 gene encoding phragmoplastin interacting protein 1: protein MVLARKKLKQKLREVVPNPGGDAEGEVEAEEGVVSSSRSKRVRPKRPKKVMTPMEAVERRKLKREEQFRREVELRREERRKVKKEKRRIRRLMEAEAAGEVGEAAAEEEEHEAETEGEEEAAAEEQVPAKVVEKRKPKSEPKVKNQKQLQVADHAVGSDDPVLSEESEKNAKKVYVGGIPYYSSEDDIRSFFETCGSITSVDCMTFPESGKFRGIAILTFKTDAAAQRALALDGADMGGFFLKIQPYKSVREKEDFAPKMIEGYNRVYVGNLAWDITEDDLKKFFSDCKISSIRFGTDKETGDFKGYVHVDFSEGTSVAVAMKLDQKVIKGRPVRIRCAVPKKDNQKLNGNANPDSSNNKIRICYECGTPGHISSSCPNKKASEAISDEKKANVDSVTASSKKRRTCYECGIPGHLSSACPNKKAGDAVSSDKGPDDETKSAPSITPEDNKIGEESNSAPSKKRRKCYECGIPGHLSSACPNKVAAVNSDMEKSYGGSSTIPSATSDGNKASDDTNPVPAKKKKRRTCYECGIAGHLSSECPNKTT, encoded by the exons ATGGTGCTCGCGCGCAAGAAGCTCAAGCAGAAGCTCCGCGAGGTCGTCCCGAATCCCGGAGGAGATGCcgagggggaggtggaggcggaggagggggtcGTCTCCTCGTCCAGGTCCAAGCGGGTCCGGCCGAAGCGACCCAAGAAGGTGATGACTCCGATGGAGGCAGTGGAGAGGCGGAAGCTGAAGAGGGAGGAGCAGTTCAGGAGGGAGGTGGAgctgaggagggaggagaggaggaaggtgaagaaggagaagaggcgGATTAGGAGGttgatggaggcggaggcggcgggcgaagtgggtgaggcggcggcggaggaggaggaacatgaggcggaaacggagggtgaggaagaggcggcggcggaggagcaagtTCCGGCCAAGGTGGTTGAGAAACGCAAGCCCAAGTCGGAGCCCAAGGTGAAGAACCAGAAGCAGCTGCAAGTAGCTGACCATGCAGTTGGATCTGACGATCCCGTCTTGTCGGAGGAGAG CGAGAAAAATGCGAAGAAGGTGTATGTTGGGGGCATCCCATACTATTCCTCCGAGGATGACATAAGAAGTTTCTTTGAAACATGTGGCAGCATCACATCAGTGGATTGCATGACATTTCCCGAGAGCGGGAAATTCAGGGGCATTGCCATTCTCACGTTTAAG ACTGATGCTGCCGCACAAAGGGCATTGGCTCTTGATGGTGCAGATAT GggaggattttttttgaaaattcaacCATACAAATCTGTCCGTGAAAAGGAAGATTTTGCACCAAAGATGATAGAGGGATACAATAGGGTTTATGTTGGAAACCTGGCATGGGACATAACAGAGGATGACTTGAAGAAGTTCTTTTCTGATTGCAAAATCTCATCCATCCGATTCGGAACAGACAAGGAGACAGGTGATTTCAAAGGCTATGTGCATGTGGATTTTTCTGAGGGTACATCTGTTGCTGTTGCAATGAAGCTTGATCAGAAGGTGATTAAGGGGCGGCCAGTCAGAATTAGATGTGCTGTCCCCAAGAAGGACAATCAGAAGCTCAATGGCAATGCAAATCCAGATTCATCAAATAATAAGATACGGATTTGTTATGAATGTGGCACGCCTGGTCATATCTCTTCTTCTTGCCCTAATAAGAAGGCTTCTGAAGCCATTTCTGATGAAAAGAAGGCTAATGTTGACTCAGTCACAGCATCGTCAAAGAAAAGGCGGACATGCTATGAATGTGGCATTCCTGGCCATCTCTCATCGGCTTGCCCAAACAAGAAGGCCGGCGATGCTGTTTCTAGTGACAAGGGGCCTGATGATGAGACAAAGTCTGCACCATCTATCACTCCCGAGGATAATAAAATAGGTGAAGAATCAAATTCAGCGCCCTCCAAGAAGAGGCGGAAATGCTATGAATGCGGCATTCCTGGTCATCTCTCATCAGCTTGCCCCAACAAAGTTGCTGCAGTCAATTCTGACATGGAGAAATCTTATGGTGGCTCAAGTACTATACCTTCAGCCACTTCAGATGGAAATAAGGCTAGTGATGACACAAACCCTGTGCCTgcgaagaaaaagaagaggcgGACATGTTATGAATGTGGCATCGCTGGCCATCTCTCGTCGGAATGCCCAAACAAAACTACCTGA
- the LOC127773862 gene encoding uncharacterized protein LOC127773862, with amino-acid sequence MAGKAAAEAAARVYPWREKLAKYKGELTKGVWGYWELGAWKPLGLSARKRARLRKEVLLAGEDWTYDPPRGEMRTKRKGHKCDRISAEKRANTVELMKKMPQMLLDYKKRRWEKKMKEEESGKS; translated from the exons ATGgccgggaaggcggcggcggaggcggcggcgagggtttaCCCGTGGAGGGAGAAGCTTGCAAAGTACAAGGGGGAGCTGACGAAGGGGGTGTGGGGGTACTGGGAGCTCGGGGCATGGAAGCCGCTCGGCCTCAGCGCCCGGAAGCGGGCGCGCCTCAGGAAGGaggtcctcctcgccggcgaggacTGGACCTACGACCCTCCCCGCGGCGAGATGCGCACCAAGCGGAAGGGCCACAAGTGCGACCGCATCTCCGCCGAGAA GCGTGCGAACACGGTTGAGCTGATGAAGAAGATGCCCCAGATGCTCCTTGACTACAAG aAACGTAGATGGGAGAAAAAGATGAAAGAGGAGGAGAGTGGAAAGAGCTGA
- the LOC127773904 gene encoding transcription factor MYB59-like isoform X2 — MVVKKAATMAEAEAEEEMMMRMMCGSGGNEMMKTKMKKKNREGEEEEVSGGGRMRKGPWTEQEDVQLVWFVRLFGERRWDFLAKVSGLKRTGKSCRLRWVNYLHPGLKRGRITADEERLILHLHSQWGSRWSRIARSLPGRTDNEIKNFWRTHMRKIAHHAKKKTNSPSPAPTTSSGSLSSSLTTATTTMATAAALQESSSCGGEDEAVDQLVAAATTPASQLLTMDYTMDQLWNDIAAAETDTSCYDAAAMASPPSPVWEFCTDYSLWRIDDEEYYKKMLDASQ, encoded by the exons ATGGTGGtgaagaaggcggcgacgatggcggaggcggaagcggaggaggagatgatgatgaggatgatgtgTGGTTCAGGAGGCAACGagatgatgaagacgaagatgaagaagaagaatagagaaggggaagaagaagaagtaagTGGAGGAGGTAGGATGAGGAAGGGGCCATGGACGGAGCAGGAGGACGTCCAACTGGTATGGTTCGTGCGCTTGTTCGGGGAACGTCGTTGGGATTTCTTAGCAAAGGTCTCAG GTTTGAAGCGCACAGGCAAGAGCTGCCGTCTCCGGTGGGTGAACTACCTCCACCCCGGCCTCAAGCGCGGCCGCAtcaccgccgacgaggagcgcctcatcctccacctccactCTCAGTGGGGCAGCCGCTGGTCCCGCATCGCCCGCAGCCTCCCCGGCCGCACCgacaacgagatcaagaactTCTGGCGAACCCACATGCGCAAGATCGCCCACCACGCCAAGAAGAAGACCAATtcaccatcgccggcgccgacgacctcctccgGTTCCTTGTCCTCCTCGCTcaccacggcgacgacgacgatggcaacGGCTGCGGCGCTGCAAGAAAgcagcagctgcggcggcgaggacgaggccGTCGAccagctggtggcggcggccaccacgcCGGCGAGCCAGCTGCTGACGATGGACTACACCATGGACCAGCTCTGGAACGACATCGCGGCGGCGGAAACCGATACGAGCTGctacgacgcggcggcgatggcctcgccgccgtcgccggtctgGGAATTCTGCACCGACTACTCGCTGTGGAGGATCGACGACGAGGAGTACTACAAGAAGATGCTCGATGCCTCGCAATAG
- the LOC127773904 gene encoding transcription factor MYB48-like isoform X1 → MDGAGGRPTGLKRTGKSCRLRWVNYLHPGLKRGRITADEERLILHLHSQWGSRWSRIARSLPGRTDNEIKNFWRTHMRKIAHHAKKKTNSPSPAPTTSSGSLSSSLTTATTTMATAAALQESSSCGGEDEAVDQLVAAATTPASQLLTMDYTMDQLWNDIAAAETDTSCYDAAAMASPPSPVWEFCTDYSLWRIDDEEYYKKMLDASQ, encoded by the exons ATGGACGGAGCAGGAGGACGTCCAACTG GTTTGAAGCGCACAGGCAAGAGCTGCCGTCTCCGGTGGGTGAACTACCTCCACCCCGGCCTCAAGCGCGGCCGCAtcaccgccgacgaggagcgcctcatcctccacctccactCTCAGTGGGGCAGCCGCTGGTCCCGCATCGCCCGCAGCCTCCCCGGCCGCACCgacaacgagatcaagaactTCTGGCGAACCCACATGCGCAAGATCGCCCACCACGCCAAGAAGAAGACCAATtcaccatcgccggcgccgacgacctcctccgGTTCCTTGTCCTCCTCGCTcaccacggcgacgacgacgatggcaacGGCTGCGGCGCTGCAAGAAAgcagcagctgcggcggcgaggacgaggccGTCGAccagctggtggcggcggccaccacgcCGGCGAGCCAGCTGCTGACGATGGACTACACCATGGACCAGCTCTGGAACGACATCGCGGCGGCGGAAACCGATACGAGCTGctacgacgcggcggcgatggcctcgccgccgtcgccggtctgGGAATTCTGCACCGACTACTCGCTGTGGAGGATCGACGACGAGGAGTACTACAAGAAGATGCTCGATGCCTCGCAATAG